A genome region from Lutra lutra chromosome 11, mLutLut1.2, whole genome shotgun sequence includes the following:
- the NACAD gene encoding NAC-alpha domain-containing protein 1 isoform X8 — protein sequence MPGEAARAELLLPEAGRPGPRTESSCDVAVATTPRGDRLEHCALTPGPSALALEFLPSKPGARPPPEGASWDAGPGGTPSAWAVPTEGSPSLGSPEAQPAGGPPPTTLEPRIVMGEETCRVPLPSRAALPELRDWEGGHPSLDPPPELCSQGDPSVPCPAPDPDSYFTPPSTPTETTSALLLGPGPRREAEPGDSPPASPSGSYITADGDSWASSPSCSLSLLAPAEGLDVPSGWGFSPPGSVADEQELSPAGPPGPPSPESSISADSSSSWGQEGHFFELDFLANDPMVPAALLPFRGSLIVQVEAVEVAPRVPEEEEEVPVPGGDPAGEGEDDSTFASSLQSLSDLSITEGMDEAFAFRDDTSAASSDPDSASYAGADDERLYSEEPHAQPAALLQDTPGEPAPTVSAAGAGRASESGEPSTRVPEMGQASAPPAAPPAPKEAPGLTGENPWAWREDAGSISGLASAAVGTAQPRWEDDSAALGPEFWTSPEEGTLTPGPDSLQNLEEAGQGPDSEATPLSLQDAGLPSGQAPAATVSPVPQPGDADRTLHQGPDCEATPVSLQDAALPSGQGTPAKARPETLQVDVGCVPGIDPVVTAAQQEGRVTSELGPAPEERDTSYTGGLEPPARDQAQLDGLEPAADAGVPWTSWDTSKPATEATDPLEALQHPRPATDAVECPGSDTEATDCPKPVRETTECTEPATKATECPPSVTEDTECLESGTEAPEHSKPSMEAPECPEHAMEVPKCTKPANEALELLEPTSEAPEYPESATEALEHSEPALETPEHSEPAMEVLECPEPAMEALEHSEPATEAPEDPEPAMEAPEHSEPATETLEHSGPATEAPEDPEPATEAPEHSEPATETPECPEAATEAPEHSEPATEAPEHSEPATETPEHSEPATEAPECPGPATEAPEHSEPATEAPEHSEPATEAPEHSEPATEAPEHSEPATEAPEHSEPATEAPEHSEPATEVPEHSEPATETPECPEPATEAPEHSEPATETPECPEPAMEAPEYSEPATEAPEHSEPATETPECPELAMEAPEHSEPATEAPEAATEAQEHSQPATEALKCPKPATEAPELSEPATEALGHSEPTTGTPGSAMEATDPPKPASIREEVAEGLLAPKQETCASACVFAGDGAKPHFPPKEDPGSENQGAGGLRLTSHSARKAPGDSGPEVHLAAHPEVGHTWPQTPAEEGRANPEPRSVVVASETRLASCSESPPRSVARPGRGCPKEPAPTTPAPSWQLEPMLGPGSEVRAQVAPGSPSLSPPQTPESPNRGLPSMIQDRPLSPEPAVPGVPTEAAPCPMAPLTPCPCQGPREDSTEGKEPPGSPGLQPPRAGAQRAVAAFSGTTKPPGAGHRVSLPPHSPLLSPKTAPTGDTHAKDQARRISPPCQVPPGPRGLPAAEQQDDQDSLEEDSPPRAPGSGQHSDSHGESSAELEEQDLSGAQTAQCPTQAPAGGSSEETVAKAKQSRSEKKARKAMSKLGLRQIQGVTRITIQKSKNILFVIAKPDVFKSPASDTYVVFGEAKIEDLSQQVHRAAAEKFKVPTEPSALVPESAPGPLVRPGCEEEEEEEEEEEVDEAGLELRDIELVMAQANVSRARAVRALRDNQSDIVNAIMELTM from the exons ATGCCCGGTGAGGCTGCCCGCGCCGAGCTGCTGCTGCCGGAGGCGGGCAGGCCCGGGCCCCGCACAG AGTCATCCTGTGATGTGGCCGTGGCCACCACCCCAAGAGGGGACCGGCTGGAGCACTGTGCCCTGACCCCTGGACCCAGCGCCCTGGCCCTGGAGTTTCTGCCCAGCAAGCCAGGTGCCCGGCCCCCACCCGAGGGAGCCAGCTGGGATGCAGGGCCGGGAGGCACCCCCTCAGCCTGGGCAGTCCCCACAGAAGGCAGCCCCAGCCTGGGTTCCCCCGAGGCCCAGCCTGCCGGCGGCCCTCCCCCAACCACCCTGGAGCCCCGGATCGTGATGGGCGAGGAGACCTGCCGGGTGCCCCTGCCGTCCAGGGCAGCCCTTCCAGAGCTCAGGGACTGGGAGGGTGGGCACCCCAGCCTGGACCCACCCCCCGAGTTGTGTTCTCAGGGTGACCCTTCTGTGCCTTGCCCTGCCCCAGACCCTGACTCCTACTTCACGCCGCCCTCCACTCCCACCGAGACCACCTCTGCCCTGCTCCTTGGGCCCGGGCCCCGCAGGGAGGCTGAGCCAGGGGACTCGCCGCCTGCCTCGCCATCGGGCTCCTACATCACAGCAGATGGGGACAGCTGGGCCTCGTCCCCATCCTGCTCCCTGAGCCTGCTGGCCCCGGCCGAAGGGCTGGACGTCCCCTCAGGCTGGGGCTTCTCCCCGCCGGGCTCTGTGGCTGATGAGCAGGAGCTGTCTCCCGCGGGGCCCCCGGGCCCCCCGTCCCCGGAATCCAGCATCTCGGCCGACAGCAGCTCTTCCTGGGGCCAAGAGGGCCACTTCTTCGAGCTGGACTTCCTGGCCAACGACCCCATGGTCCCCGCCGCCCTCCTGCCCTTCCGAGGCAGTCTCATCGTGCAGGTGGAGGCTGTGGAGGTGGCGCCGAGAGtccccgaggaggaggaggaggtcccTGTCCCTGGAGGGGACCCAGCCGGGGAGGGCGAGGACGACAGCACGTTTGCCTCCTCCCTGCAGTCCCTGTCTGACCTCTCCATCACCGAGGGCATGGACGAGGCCTTCGCCTTCCGGGACGACACCTCGGCGGCCTCATCCGACCCCGACTCGGCCTCCTATGCGGGGGCAGACGACGAGAGGCTGTACAGCGAGGAGCCCCACGCGCAGCCCGCCGCCCTGCTCCAGGACACCCCTGGCGAGCCCGCTCCCACCGTCTCTGCGGCGGGGGCCGGCCGAGCCTCCGAGAGCGGGGAGCCGAGCACGCGGGTTCCCGAGATGGGCCAGGCCTCCGCTCCTCCCGCAGCGCCTCCCGCCCCAAAGGAAGCCCCAGGCCTCACCGGGGAGAACCCCTGGGCCTGGAGGGAGGACGCGGGCTCCATCTCGGGTCTGGCGTCTGCTGCCGTGGGCACGGCTCAGCCCCGATGGGAGGATGACAGCGCAGCCTTAGGCCCAGAGTTTTGGACCTCCCCGGAAGAGGGAACCCTCACTCCAGGCCCAGACTCTCTGCAGAACCTGGAAGAAGCAGGCCAAGGCCCTGACTCTGAGGCCACACCTCTGTCCCTGCAGGACGCCGGCCTCCCCTCAGGCCAGGCGCCCGCCGCCACAGTCAGCCCTGTGCCCCAGCCGGGGGACGCGGACAGGACCTTACACCAGGGCCCTGATTGTGAGGCCACACCTGTGTCCCTGCAGGACGCAGCCCTCCCCTCAGGCCAAGGGACCCCTGCCAAGGCCAGGCCTGAGACCCTGCAGGTAGATGTAGGCTGCGTGCCAGGGATCGACCCTGTGGTCACTGCAGCCCAGCAGGAAGGACGAGTGACCTCGGAACTGGGGCCAGCACCCGAGGAGAGGGACACAAGCTACACGGGAGGCCTGGAGCCTCCAGCCCGGGACCAGGCCCAGCTGGATGGACTGGAGCCAGCTGCAGACGCCGGGGTGCCCTGGACCTCATGGGACACCTCCAAGCCTGCCACGGAGGCCACAGACCCCCTTGAGGCCTTGCAACACCCCAGGCCTGCTACAGATGCCGTGGAATGCCCTGGCTCTGACACGGAGGCCACAGATTGCCCCAAGCCGGTCAGGGAGACCACAGAATGCACAGAGCCTGCCACGAAGGCCACGGAATGTCCACCATCTGTCACAGAAGATACAGAATGCCTGGAGTCTGGCACAGAGGCCCCGGAACATTCCAAGCCTTCCATGGAAGCCCCAGAATGCCCAGAACATGCTATGGAGGTCCCAAAATGCACCAAGCCTGCCAATGAGGCCCTGGAACTCCTTGAGCCCACCTCAGAGGCTCCAGAATACCCTGAGTCTGCCACAGAGGCCCTAGAACATTCTGAGCCTGCCCTGGAGACCCCGGAACATTCTGAGCCTGCCATGGAGGTCCTGGAATGCCCAGAGCCTGCCATGGAG GCCCTGGAACATTCTGAGCCTGCCACAGAGGCCCCAGAAGACCCAGAGCCTGCCATGGAGGCCCCGGAACATTCTGAGCCTGCCACGGAG ACCCTGGAACATTCTGGGCCTGCCACGGAGGCCCCAGAAGACCCAGAGCCTGCCACGGAGGCCCCAGAACATTCTGAGCCTGCCACGGAGACCCCGGAATGCCCAGAGGCTGCCACGGAGGCCCCAGAACATTCTGAGCCTGCCACGGAGGCCCCAGAACATTCTGAGCCTGCCACGGAGACCCCAGAACATTCTGAGCCTGCCACGGAGGCCCCAGAATGCCCAGGGCCTGCCACAGAGGCCCCAGAACATTCTGAGCCTGCCACGGAGGCCCCAGAACATTCTGAGCCTGCCACGGAGGCCCCAGAACATTCTGAGCCTGCCACGGAGGCCCCAGAACATTCTGAGCCTGCCACGGAGGCCCCAGAACATTCTGAGCCTGCCACGGAGGCCCCAGAACATTCTGAGCCTGCCACGGAGGTCCCAGAACATTCTGAGCCTGCCACAGAGACCCCGGAATGCCCAGAG CCTGCCACGGAGGCCCCAGAACATTCTGAGCCTGCCACGGAGACCCCGGAATGCCCAGAGCCTGCCATGGAGGCCCCAGAATATTCTGAGCCTGCCACGGAGGCCCCAGAACATTCTGAGCCTGCCACGGAGACCCCGGAATGCCCAGAGCTTGCCATGGAGGCCCCAGAACATTCTGAGCCTGCCACGGAGGCCCCAGAAGCTGCCACGGAGGCCCAAGAACACTCACAGCCTGCCACAGAGGCCCTCAAATGCCCCAAGCCTGCCACAGAAGCTCCAGAACTTTCTGAGCCTGCCACGGAGGCCCTAGGACATTCAGAGCCTACCACAGGCACCCCTGGGTCTGCTATGGAGGCCACAGACCCACCCAAGCCTGCCTCCATTAGAGAAGAAGTAGCTGAAGGTCTGTTGGCACCTAAGCAGGAAACCTGTGCCAGTGCCTGTGTCTTTGCTGGTGATGGGGCCAAGCCCCATTTTCCCCCAAAGGAGGACCCAGGGAGTGAGAATCAGGGGGCTGGAGGCCTCAGGTTAACATCCCACAGTGCTAGGAAGGCTCCTGGGGATAGTGGCCCAGAGGTACATCTTGCTGCTCACCCAGAGGTCGGTCACACATGGCCCCAGACCccagcagaggagggaagagccAACCCTGAGCCCAGGTCTGTTGTGGTGGCCTCAGAAACTAGGCTGGCTTCCTGCTCTGAGTCTCCCCCAAGGTCTGTGGCCAGGCCTGGCAGGGGCTGCCCCAAAGAGCCCGCTCCCACCACTCCAGCACCCTCTTGGCAGCTGGAGCCCATGCTGGGCCCAGGCAGTGAAGTGAGGGCTCAAGTAGCTCCTGGAAGTCCCAGCTTGTCCCCACCACAAACCCCCGAAAGCCCTAACAGGGGTCTGCCCAGCATGATCCAAGACAGGCCCCTCAGCCCAGAGCCCGCTGTTCCTGGGGTCCCCACAGAGGCAGCCCCATGCCCCATGGCACCCCTTACCCcctgcccttgccagggacccAGGGAAGACTCGACGGAGGGCAAGGAGCCCCCGGGCTCTCCCGGCCTCCAGCCACCACGTGCAGGAGCCCAGCGGGCAGTGGCTGCCTTCTCAGGAACCACAAAACCTCCTGGGGCTGGGCATCGAGTCAGCCTCCCGCCCCACTCCCCCCTCCTCAGCCCCAAAACAGCCCCCACGGGGGACACCCATGCCAAAGACCAGGCCCGGCGGATCTCGCCCCCCTGCCAAGTGCCTCCTGGCCCTCGAGGGCTCCCAGCCGCCGAGCAACAGGATGACCAGGACAGCCTGGAGGAAG aCTCGCCCCCGAGGGCTCCGGGATCCGGCCAGCACTCAGACAGCCACGGGGAGTCGTCGGCGGAGCTGGAGGAGCAGGACCTCTCGGGAGCGCAGACGGCACAGTGCCCGACCCAG gccccagcaggCGGCAGCAGCGAGGAAACAGTGGCCAAAGCCAAGCAGAGTCGCAGTGAGAAGAAGGCCCGAAAG GCGATGTCCAAGCTGGGCCTGCGGCAAATCCAGGGGGTCACCAGGATCACCATCCAGAAATCCAAGAACATCCTGTTTGTCATCGCCAAGCCTGATGTCTTCAAGAGCCCGGCCTCAGACACCTACGTGGTCTTCGGCGAGGCCAAG ATCGAGGACCTGTCCCAGCAAGTGCACAGAGCTGCTGCTGAGAAGTTCAAAGTGCCCACAGAGCCGTCTGCCCTGGTCCCCGAGTCTGCGCCTGGGCCTCTGGTGAGGCCTgggtgtgaggaggaggaggaggaggaggaggaggaggag GTGGATGAGGCAGGACTGGAGCTCCGTGACATTGAGCTAGTGATGGCACAGGCCAACGTGTCGAGGGCCAGGGCCGTGCGGGCCCTGAGGGACAACCAGAGCGATATCGTCAACGCCATCATG GAGCTCACCATGTAG
- the NACAD gene encoding NAC-alpha domain-containing protein 1 isoform X10: MPGEAARAELLLPEAGRPGPRTESSCDVAVATTPRGDRLEHCALTPGPSALALEFLPSKPGARPPPEGASWDAGPGGTPSAWAVPTEGSPSLGSPEAQPAGGPPPTTLEPRIVMGEETCRVPLPSRAALPELRDWEGGHPSLDPPPELCSQGDPSVPCPAPDPDSYFTPPSTPTETTSALLLGPGPRREAEPGDSPPASPSGSYITADGDSWASSPSCSLSLLAPAEGLDVPSGWGFSPPGSVADEQELSPAGPPGPPSPESSISADSSSSWGQEGHFFELDFLANDPMVPAALLPFRGSLIVQVEAVEVAPRVPEEEEEVPVPGGDPAGEGEDDSTFASSLQSLSDLSITEGMDEAFAFRDDTSAASSDPDSASYAGADDERLYSEEPHAQPAALLQDTPGEPAPTVSAAGAGRASESGEPSTRVPEMGQASAPPAAPPAPKEAPGLTGENPWAWREDAGSISGLASAAVGTAQPRWEDDSAALGPEFWTSPEEGTLTPGPDSLQNLEEAGQGPDSEATPLSLQDAGLPSGQAPAATVSPVPQPGDADRTLHQGPDCEATPVSLQDAALPSGQGTPAKARPETLQVDVGCVPGIDPVVTAAQQEGRVTSELGPAPEERDTSYTGGLEPPARDQAQLDGLEPAADAGVPWTSWDTSKPATEATDPLEALQHPRPATDAVECPGSDTEATDCPKPVRETTECTEPATKATECPPSVTEDTECLESGTEAPEHSKPSMEAPECPEHAMEVPKCTKPANEALELLEPTSEAPEYPESATEALEHSEPALETPEHSEPAMEAPEDPEPATEAPEHSEPATETPECPEAATEAPEHSEPATEAPEHSEPATETPEHSEPATEAPECPGPATEAPEHSEPATEAPEHSEPATEAPEHSEPATEAPEHSEPATEAPEHSEPATEAPEHSEPATEVPEHSEPATETPECPEPATEAPEHSEPATETPECPEPAMEAPEYSEPATEAPEHSEPATETPECPELAMEAPEHSEPATEAPEAATEAQEHSQPATEALKCPKPATEAPELSEPATEALGHSEPTTGTPGSAMEATDPPKPASIREEVAEGLLAPKQETCASACVFAGDGAKPHFPPKEDPGSENQGAGGLRLTSHSARKAPGDSGPEVHLAAHPEVGHTWPQTPAEEGRANPEPRSVVVASETRLASCSESPPRSVARPGRGCPKEPAPTTPAPSWQLEPMLGPGSEVRAQVAPGSPSLSPPQTPESPNRGLPSMIQDRPLSPEPAVPGVPTEAAPCPMAPLTPCPCQGPREDSTEGKEPPGSPGLQPPRAGAQRAVAAFSGTTKPPGAGHRVSLPPHSPLLSPKTAPTGDTHAKDQARRISPPCQVPPGPRGLPAAEQQDDQDSLEEDSPPRAPGSGQHSDSHGESSAELEEQDLSGAQTAQCPTQAPAGGSSEETVAKAKQSRSEKKARKAMSKLGLRQIQGVTRITIQKSKNILFVIAKPDVFKSPASDTYVVFGEAKIEDLSQQVHRAAAEKFKVPTEPSALVPESAPGPLVRPGCEEEEEEEEEEEVDEAGLELRDIELVMAQANVSRARAVRALRDNQSDIVNAIMELTM; encoded by the exons ATGCCCGGTGAGGCTGCCCGCGCCGAGCTGCTGCTGCCGGAGGCGGGCAGGCCCGGGCCCCGCACAG AGTCATCCTGTGATGTGGCCGTGGCCACCACCCCAAGAGGGGACCGGCTGGAGCACTGTGCCCTGACCCCTGGACCCAGCGCCCTGGCCCTGGAGTTTCTGCCCAGCAAGCCAGGTGCCCGGCCCCCACCCGAGGGAGCCAGCTGGGATGCAGGGCCGGGAGGCACCCCCTCAGCCTGGGCAGTCCCCACAGAAGGCAGCCCCAGCCTGGGTTCCCCCGAGGCCCAGCCTGCCGGCGGCCCTCCCCCAACCACCCTGGAGCCCCGGATCGTGATGGGCGAGGAGACCTGCCGGGTGCCCCTGCCGTCCAGGGCAGCCCTTCCAGAGCTCAGGGACTGGGAGGGTGGGCACCCCAGCCTGGACCCACCCCCCGAGTTGTGTTCTCAGGGTGACCCTTCTGTGCCTTGCCCTGCCCCAGACCCTGACTCCTACTTCACGCCGCCCTCCACTCCCACCGAGACCACCTCTGCCCTGCTCCTTGGGCCCGGGCCCCGCAGGGAGGCTGAGCCAGGGGACTCGCCGCCTGCCTCGCCATCGGGCTCCTACATCACAGCAGATGGGGACAGCTGGGCCTCGTCCCCATCCTGCTCCCTGAGCCTGCTGGCCCCGGCCGAAGGGCTGGACGTCCCCTCAGGCTGGGGCTTCTCCCCGCCGGGCTCTGTGGCTGATGAGCAGGAGCTGTCTCCCGCGGGGCCCCCGGGCCCCCCGTCCCCGGAATCCAGCATCTCGGCCGACAGCAGCTCTTCCTGGGGCCAAGAGGGCCACTTCTTCGAGCTGGACTTCCTGGCCAACGACCCCATGGTCCCCGCCGCCCTCCTGCCCTTCCGAGGCAGTCTCATCGTGCAGGTGGAGGCTGTGGAGGTGGCGCCGAGAGtccccgaggaggaggaggaggtcccTGTCCCTGGAGGGGACCCAGCCGGGGAGGGCGAGGACGACAGCACGTTTGCCTCCTCCCTGCAGTCCCTGTCTGACCTCTCCATCACCGAGGGCATGGACGAGGCCTTCGCCTTCCGGGACGACACCTCGGCGGCCTCATCCGACCCCGACTCGGCCTCCTATGCGGGGGCAGACGACGAGAGGCTGTACAGCGAGGAGCCCCACGCGCAGCCCGCCGCCCTGCTCCAGGACACCCCTGGCGAGCCCGCTCCCACCGTCTCTGCGGCGGGGGCCGGCCGAGCCTCCGAGAGCGGGGAGCCGAGCACGCGGGTTCCCGAGATGGGCCAGGCCTCCGCTCCTCCCGCAGCGCCTCCCGCCCCAAAGGAAGCCCCAGGCCTCACCGGGGAGAACCCCTGGGCCTGGAGGGAGGACGCGGGCTCCATCTCGGGTCTGGCGTCTGCTGCCGTGGGCACGGCTCAGCCCCGATGGGAGGATGACAGCGCAGCCTTAGGCCCAGAGTTTTGGACCTCCCCGGAAGAGGGAACCCTCACTCCAGGCCCAGACTCTCTGCAGAACCTGGAAGAAGCAGGCCAAGGCCCTGACTCTGAGGCCACACCTCTGTCCCTGCAGGACGCCGGCCTCCCCTCAGGCCAGGCGCCCGCCGCCACAGTCAGCCCTGTGCCCCAGCCGGGGGACGCGGACAGGACCTTACACCAGGGCCCTGATTGTGAGGCCACACCTGTGTCCCTGCAGGACGCAGCCCTCCCCTCAGGCCAAGGGACCCCTGCCAAGGCCAGGCCTGAGACCCTGCAGGTAGATGTAGGCTGCGTGCCAGGGATCGACCCTGTGGTCACTGCAGCCCAGCAGGAAGGACGAGTGACCTCGGAACTGGGGCCAGCACCCGAGGAGAGGGACACAAGCTACACGGGAGGCCTGGAGCCTCCAGCCCGGGACCAGGCCCAGCTGGATGGACTGGAGCCAGCTGCAGACGCCGGGGTGCCCTGGACCTCATGGGACACCTCCAAGCCTGCCACGGAGGCCACAGACCCCCTTGAGGCCTTGCAACACCCCAGGCCTGCTACAGATGCCGTGGAATGCCCTGGCTCTGACACGGAGGCCACAGATTGCCCCAAGCCGGTCAGGGAGACCACAGAATGCACAGAGCCTGCCACGAAGGCCACGGAATGTCCACCATCTGTCACAGAAGATACAGAATGCCTGGAGTCTGGCACAGAGGCCCCGGAACATTCCAAGCCTTCCATGGAAGCCCCAGAATGCCCAGAACATGCTATGGAGGTCCCAAAATGCACCAAGCCTGCCAATGAGGCCCTGGAACTCCTTGAGCCCACCTCAGAGGCTCCAGAATACCCTGAGTCTGCCACAGAGGCCCTAGAACATTCTGAGCCTGCCCTGGAGACCCCGGAACATTCTGAGCCTGCCATGGAG GCCCCAGAAGACCCAGAGCCTGCCACGGAGGCCCCAGAACATTCTGAGCCTGCCACGGAGACCCCGGAATGCCCAGAGGCTGCCACGGAGGCCCCAGAACATTCTGAGCCTGCCACGGAGGCCCCAGAACATTCTGAGCCTGCCACGGAGACCCCAGAACATTCTGAGCCTGCCACGGAGGCCCCAGAATGCCCAGGGCCTGCCACAGAGGCCCCAGAACATTCTGAGCCTGCCACGGAGGCCCCAGAACATTCTGAGCCTGCCACGGAGGCCCCAGAACATTCTGAGCCTGCCACGGAGGCCCCAGAACATTCTGAGCCTGCCACGGAGGCCCCAGAACATTCTGAGCCTGCCACGGAGGCCCCAGAACATTCTGAGCCTGCCACGGAGGTCCCAGAACATTCTGAGCCTGCCACAGAGACCCCGGAATGCCCAGAG CCTGCCACGGAGGCCCCAGAACATTCTGAGCCTGCCACGGAGACCCCGGAATGCCCAGAGCCTGCCATGGAGGCCCCAGAATATTCTGAGCCTGCCACGGAGGCCCCAGAACATTCTGAGCCTGCCACGGAGACCCCGGAATGCCCAGAGCTTGCCATGGAGGCCCCAGAACATTCTGAGCCTGCCACGGAGGCCCCAGAAGCTGCCACGGAGGCCCAAGAACACTCACAGCCTGCCACAGAGGCCCTCAAATGCCCCAAGCCTGCCACAGAAGCTCCAGAACTTTCTGAGCCTGCCACGGAGGCCCTAGGACATTCAGAGCCTACCACAGGCACCCCTGGGTCTGCTATGGAGGCCACAGACCCACCCAAGCCTGCCTCCATTAGAGAAGAAGTAGCTGAAGGTCTGTTGGCACCTAAGCAGGAAACCTGTGCCAGTGCCTGTGTCTTTGCTGGTGATGGGGCCAAGCCCCATTTTCCCCCAAAGGAGGACCCAGGGAGTGAGAATCAGGGGGCTGGAGGCCTCAGGTTAACATCCCACAGTGCTAGGAAGGCTCCTGGGGATAGTGGCCCAGAGGTACATCTTGCTGCTCACCCAGAGGTCGGTCACACATGGCCCCAGACCccagcagaggagggaagagccAACCCTGAGCCCAGGTCTGTTGTGGTGGCCTCAGAAACTAGGCTGGCTTCCTGCTCTGAGTCTCCCCCAAGGTCTGTGGCCAGGCCTGGCAGGGGCTGCCCCAAAGAGCCCGCTCCCACCACTCCAGCACCCTCTTGGCAGCTGGAGCCCATGCTGGGCCCAGGCAGTGAAGTGAGGGCTCAAGTAGCTCCTGGAAGTCCCAGCTTGTCCCCACCACAAACCCCCGAAAGCCCTAACAGGGGTCTGCCCAGCATGATCCAAGACAGGCCCCTCAGCCCAGAGCCCGCTGTTCCTGGGGTCCCCACAGAGGCAGCCCCATGCCCCATGGCACCCCTTACCCcctgcccttgccagggacccAGGGAAGACTCGACGGAGGGCAAGGAGCCCCCGGGCTCTCCCGGCCTCCAGCCACCACGTGCAGGAGCCCAGCGGGCAGTGGCTGCCTTCTCAGGAACCACAAAACCTCCTGGGGCTGGGCATCGAGTCAGCCTCCCGCCCCACTCCCCCCTCCTCAGCCCCAAAACAGCCCCCACGGGGGACACCCATGCCAAAGACCAGGCCCGGCGGATCTCGCCCCCCTGCCAAGTGCCTCCTGGCCCTCGAGGGCTCCCAGCCGCCGAGCAACAGGATGACCAGGACAGCCTGGAGGAAG aCTCGCCCCCGAGGGCTCCGGGATCCGGCCAGCACTCAGACAGCCACGGGGAGTCGTCGGCGGAGCTGGAGGAGCAGGACCTCTCGGGAGCGCAGACGGCACAGTGCCCGACCCAG gccccagcaggCGGCAGCAGCGAGGAAACAGTGGCCAAAGCCAAGCAGAGTCGCAGTGAGAAGAAGGCCCGAAAG GCGATGTCCAAGCTGGGCCTGCGGCAAATCCAGGGGGTCACCAGGATCACCATCCAGAAATCCAAGAACATCCTGTTTGTCATCGCCAAGCCTGATGTCTTCAAGAGCCCGGCCTCAGACACCTACGTGGTCTTCGGCGAGGCCAAG ATCGAGGACCTGTCCCAGCAAGTGCACAGAGCTGCTGCTGAGAAGTTCAAAGTGCCCACAGAGCCGTCTGCCCTGGTCCCCGAGTCTGCGCCTGGGCCTCTGGTGAGGCCTgggtgtgaggaggaggaggaggaggaggaggaggaggag GTGGATGAGGCAGGACTGGAGCTCCGTGACATTGAGCTAGTGATGGCACAGGCCAACGTGTCGAGGGCCAGGGCCGTGCGGGCCCTGAGGGACAACCAGAGCGATATCGTCAACGCCATCATG GAGCTCACCATGTAG